The following nucleotide sequence is from Coriobacteriia bacterium.
ACAGCCAGCCCGAGGAGCGCGCCATGCCCCGACTTGCCGACCTGCCCACCCTGCACGGACCTCGCGTCACGCTGCGGCCGCCCAAGGCTGGCGAGACCGATCTGTTGGCCGACGCCATCGCGGTCGACCCCGCTGCCGGACCGCGCTGGAGCACCGACTGTGCGACGATGCGCCGCTGGCTTGCCGAGGACGAGATCAACCTGCTGGTCGTAGAGCTCGACGGCGTATCGGTTGGCATCGTGGACTTCGAGGAGGTTCTCGAGCCCGAGTACCACTCGGCCGGGATGGATATCGCCCTTCTTGAGTGCTGCACCGGCAAGGGTGTGGGAGGCGAAGTGCTGCAGATCCTAGGCGCCTGGCTCATCGACGTCCGCGGTCATCACCGCCTCACCATCGACCCTGCCGCCGACAACGCTCGCGCGATTCGCTCGTACTCCAAGATAGGCTACCAGCCGATCGGCATCGCGCGTTGCTACGAGCGCGGGCCTGACGGTTCGTGGCACGACAACCTACTCATGGACGTGCTTGCTGAGGAGTTCGTGCGGGGCTGATTGCGCAAGGATTGCTCGGCGGGCCTGCTTCGGGTATCAACGACTCATGCCTGCCGACACCACCACCTTGTGGAGCGAGCCCGCCGAAGATCTCGCGCGGGAGCTCTCGGTCACCACGCAAGGGCTGACCTCGCGTCAGGCCGACGAGCGACTCACGAAGTTCGGTCCCAATCAGCTGCGCGCTGAGGACCGTACCGGCGCGCTGAGGCTGCTGGCTCGGCAGTTCACCAACCCCATCGTCTTGCTCCTCGTGGGCGCGGCGGTGCTCTCCGGCTTCCTCGGCGACGCCGCGGATGCGGCAATCATCGGCGTAATCGTGCTGGCCAGCGGGCTGCTGGGCTTCTTCCAGGAGCGTGGCGCGGCCAACGCCGTGCGCGGGCTGCTCGACCGCGTCTCGCTCAGAGCCAAGGCCGTGCGCGATGGGGCCGAAGTCGACGTCCCCGCTGAGAGCATCGTGCCGGGTGACGTCGTCATCTTGAGCGCCGGCAGCGCCGTGCCCGGGGACGCGCGGCTGCTGGAGAGTAGCGACCTGTTCGTCGACGAGTCCGCGCTGACCGGCGAGACCTTCCCCGCAGAGAAGAACATCGGCGACGTGCCGGCCGACACGCCACTGGCCCACCGCACCAACGTCGTCTTCATGGGCACGCACGTGGTGAGCGGCTCGGCTCGGGCCCTCATCGTGCATACCGGCGCGACGACCGAGTTCGGCGGCATCTCCGAGCACCTGCGCAAACCTCCGCCCGAGACCGATTTCGAGCACGGTGTGCGCAAGTTCGGCTACCTGTTGCTGCAGGTCACGCTGCTTCTGGTCCTCGGCATATTCGCGGCCAATGTCTTTCGCCACCAGCCGGTGCTCGACAGCTTCCTGTTCGCCATGGCGCTTGCGGTGGGTCTCACCCCGCAGCTGCTACCGGCCATCATCAGCATCAACCTGAGCCATGGCGCCCGCGACATGGCCGAGCACCAGGTCATCGTCAAACGGCTTGCGTCGATCGAGAACCTCGGCAGCATGAACGTGCTTTGCTCGGACAAGACCGGAACGCTGACACAGGGCATCGTCCACGTGAAGAGCGCCGTCGACCTGGACGGCAAGGAGTCGCCCGACGTGCTGTTCAAGGCCGCCCTGAACTCGTGCTTCGAGACGGGCTTCGCCAACCCCATCGACGACGCGATCCGCGGCGTTGCCGACGACCTCGTGACGGGCTGGAGCAAGCTCGACGAGGTGCCCTACGACTTCCTGCGCAAACGCCTGTCGGTGCTGGCCGAGAAGGACGGCCGCGTCCTGATGGTCACGAAGGGCGCTGTCCCTGCGGTGCTCGAGGTCTCCACACTGTGCCGCATGCCCGACGGAACCACGTGCGACCTAGCCGACGTCACCGCGCGCGTGACGTCGCAGGTCCAGCAACTCGCCGAGAAGGGCCTACGCACGCTCGCCGTCGCCTCGCGCAGCTTCGACGCGCCGCTCGATATCACGCGCACCGACGAGCACGACATGACGCTCGAGGGGCTCGTCGTGCTCTTCGACCCGCCCAAGGAAGACGCGTGCGAGGCGGTCGCCGACCTCAAGCGGCTCGGCGTTTCGCTCAAGATCATCACCGGCGACTCGGCGGCGGTGGCGCGCACTCTCGGCGGGCAGATGGGCCTCGACGAGCCGGTCGTCATGAGCGGCCCCGAGCTTGGGCGACTCTCTGACTCCGCGCTGCAGAACGCATCGCGCGGAGTCGACATCTTCGCCGAGATCGAGCCCAACCAGAAGGAACGCATCATCATCGCGATCAAGAAGGCCGGCAACGTGGTCGGCTTCATGGGCGATGGCATCAACGACGCGGCGGCGCTGCACGCAGCTGACGTGGGGATCTCGGTCGACTCGGCGGTTGACGTGGCCAAGGAAGCCGCACAGATCGTCCTGCTCTCGCCTGGCCTCGACGTGCTCGCCCAAGGCGTGAAGAGCGGGCGCACCACGTTCGCAAACACGATCAAGTACGTCTTCATGGCCACGAGCGCGAACTTCGGCAACATGTTCTCGATGGCCGGCGCGTCGCTCTTCCTGAGCTACCTGCCGCTACTTCCGACGCAGATTCTCCTCACAAACCTGCTCACCGACTTCCCCGAGATGACCATCGCGACCGACCGCGTCGATCCCGAGCTGGTCGAGACACCGCGACGCTGGGACGTCGGCTTCATCCGCAACTTCATGCTCGTATTCGGGACCGTCTCGAGCGTCTTTGACTACGCGACCTTCGGAGTGCTGCTCTTCCTTCTGCACGCCTCCCCCGCCGAGTTCCGCACGGGCTGGTTCACCGAGAGCGTGCTGTCGGCGTCGATGATCGTGCTGGTGATTCGCACTCGGCGCTCGTTCCTGAAGAGCCGCCCGTCGTGGCAGCTTGCGACGGCAACGGCTGCCATCGCCTGCGTGACGCTCGCGCTGCCGTACACGCCACTCGGCGAGCTGTTCAAGTTCGTGCATCTACCGTGGCACTTCTACCTGGCGCTGGCTGCGATTCTGGTGGGCTATGTCGGCCTTGCGGAGCTAGCAAAGCGCGCCTTCTACCGCCTTCACCCGTGAAGCAAGCGCGGCCCTCCGGGCTGGACCACGCGCTGGGAATCTCAGGAAACTCTAACGTTTATGCGACCCGGCGAGTGGTAGATTCCTTGGGACACGCAGGGTCTCGAAAGGTTATGGCAGGACGACTCGAGGAGACAACCGAGTGGCGCAGAGGCGAGTCACGCGAGGCAGGAAGCCCAGGCCGCCGCAGAAGAAGAAGCCAGCCCGCACTTGGACGCCCGACTCCTTCGCTCGCAGCCAGCGCAATCGCAGAATCGTGTGGATTGCCGTCCTCGTGGCAATCGCCGGAATCATCGCCTTCTTCCCCATCGCGCTCGCGACTGACCAGCCGGGCTTCTGTCCGACCTGCCACGGGATGAAGCCGTTCTACGATGCGTGGCACAACGGAACTCACAAGGACGTCTGGTGCATCGACTGCCATGTC
It contains:
- the mgtA gene encoding magnesium-translocating P-type ATPase, which translates into the protein MPADTTTLWSEPAEDLARELSVTTQGLTSRQADERLTKFGPNQLRAEDRTGALRLLARQFTNPIVLLLVGAAVLSGFLGDAADAAIIGVIVLASGLLGFFQERGAANAVRGLLDRVSLRAKAVRDGAEVDVPAESIVPGDVVILSAGSAVPGDARLLESSDLFVDESALTGETFPAEKNIGDVPADTPLAHRTNVVFMGTHVVSGSARALIVHTGATTEFGGISEHLRKPPPETDFEHGVRKFGYLLLQVTLLLVLGIFAANVFRHQPVLDSFLFAMALAVGLTPQLLPAIISINLSHGARDMAEHQVIVKRLASIENLGSMNVLCSDKTGTLTQGIVHVKSAVDLDGKESPDVLFKAALNSCFETGFANPIDDAIRGVADDLVTGWSKLDEVPYDFLRKRLSVLAEKDGRVLMVTKGAVPAVLEVSTLCRMPDGTTCDLADVTARVTSQVQQLAEKGLRTLAVASRSFDAPLDITRTDEHDMTLEGLVVLFDPPKEDACEAVADLKRLGVSLKIITGDSAAVARTLGGQMGLDEPVVMSGPELGRLSDSALQNASRGVDIFAEIEPNQKERIIIAIKKAGNVVGFMGDGINDAAALHAADVGISVDSAVDVAKEAAQIVLLSPGLDVLAQGVKSGRTTFANTIKYVFMATSANFGNMFSMAGASLFLSYLPLLPTQILLTNLLTDFPEMTIATDRVDPELVETPRRWDVGFIRNFMLVFGTVSSVFDYATFGVLLFLLHASPAEFRTGWFTESVLSASMIVLVIRTRRSFLKSRPSWQLATATAAIACVTLALPYTPLGELFKFVHLPWHFYLALAAILVGYVGLAELAKRAFYRLHP
- a CDS encoding GNAT family protein, which produces MPRLADLPTLHGPRVTLRPPKAGETDLLADAIAVDPAAGPRWSTDCATMRRWLAEDEINLLVVELDGVSVGIVDFEEVLEPEYHSAGMDIALLECCTGKGVGGEVLQILGAWLIDVRGHHRLTIDPAADNARAIRSYSKIGYQPIGIARCYERGPDGSWHDNLLMDVLAEEFVRG